The proteins below come from a single Mesobacillus jeotgali genomic window:
- the ric gene encoding iron-sulfur cluster repair di-iron protein, whose protein sequence is MKMPFDQNSLVKDIVNIFPQSSDLFKQNRLDFCCGGNRPLAEAAAEQNLDVPAIMAALEELYRKHNGAAESMEVWTETDSAELIDHIKTKYHRELEEELKLLSPYVTKVAKVHGDRHEELLKVYELFYELKKELLEHTAKEEATVFPLLLQLDTANDEKRSEMISEITELEKEHDHAGSILKELREITADFNPPIDACGTYRLVYKRLEALESHTFMHVHLENNILFPRYIA, encoded by the coding sequence ATGAAAATGCCTTTTGATCAAAATTCTTTAGTTAAAGATATCGTCAATATATTCCCTCAATCAAGTGACTTATTCAAGCAGAACAGACTGGATTTCTGCTGTGGCGGCAACCGCCCTTTAGCTGAAGCGGCTGCTGAACAGAACCTGGACGTGCCGGCAATCATGGCTGCACTCGAAGAGTTATATCGTAAACATAACGGTGCTGCCGAAAGCATGGAGGTTTGGACCGAAACGGACTCTGCGGAGTTGATCGACCATATCAAGACCAAATACCACCGCGAGCTTGAAGAAGAGTTAAAACTTCTCAGCCCATATGTAACTAAAGTAGCTAAAGTTCATGGTGACCGCCACGAAGAGCTGTTAAAAGTCTATGAGCTTTTCTATGAGTTGAAAAAGGAACTCCTAGAGCATACGGCAAAAGAAGAAGCAACCGTCTTCCCACTGTTGCTGCAGCTTGATACTGCCAATGATGAAAAGCGTTCTGAAATGATCTCGGAAATCACGGAACTGGAAAAGGAACACGATCATGCTGGCTCGATTTTAAAAGAACTGCGTGAAATCACTGCTGACTTCAATCCGCCTATCGATGCTTGCGGGACATACCGTTTAGTATACAAGCGTCTTGAGGCATTGGAATCACATACCTTCATGCATGTTCATCTAGAAAACAACATTCTTTTCCCAAGATATATTGCCTAA